From Campylobacter concisus, a single genomic window includes:
- a CDS encoding CTP synthase produces the protein MAKETKYIFITGGVLSSLGKGIAAASIATLLKNSGLKVSVLKADPYINVDPGTMSPLEHGEVFVTDDGAETDLDLGHYERFLDESLSQDNNFTTGRVYSSVIEKERRGDYLGKTIQVIPHIVGEIVDRIKKAGEGKDVLIVEIGGTVGDIEGLPFLEAIRALRVEVGKKRALNIHLTLVPFIKVAGELKTKPTQHSVGELRRIGITPDIIICRSEMPLNRELKDKIAASCGVEKNCVIESLDSASIYQIPLSFLKQDILTPIAENLGFNELKPDMAKWDSLVKRIIAPTNETTIAFVGKYIDLKESYKSLTEGIIHAGANLDARVNLRWIDSEKIEENNVNELLKDVDGILVAGGFGERGVLGKMQAIKFARENKIPYLGICLGMQLALIEFARDVLGLEDANSMEFDKECKNPIIYLIDSFIDAHGKKQIRTHTSPLGGTMRLGAYNCEIKPKTLLAEIYGNAKSVKERHRHRYEANPKYKEIFEKNGLLVSGESDGLIEAIELKGHPWFVGVQCHPEFTSRLTKPNPVILGFIKASLENVKS, from the coding sequence ATGGCAAAAGAGACGAAGTACATTTTTATCACAGGTGGAGTTTTAAGCTCACTTGGAAAAGGCATCGCAGCTGCGTCTATCGCGACTCTTTTAAAAAATTCCGGACTAAAAGTAAGTGTTTTAAAAGCTGATCCATATATCAACGTAGATCCTGGTACGATGAGCCCGTTAGAACACGGCGAAGTCTTTGTCACAGACGATGGCGCAGAGACAGATCTTGACCTTGGTCACTACGAGAGATTTTTAGATGAGAGCCTAAGTCAAGATAATAACTTCACAACGGGCAGAGTTTATAGCTCAGTGATCGAAAAAGAGCGCCGTGGCGACTACCTTGGAAAGACTATTCAAGTGATCCCTCACATCGTTGGCGAGATCGTTGATCGCATAAAAAAAGCAGGCGAGGGTAAAGATGTGCTAATCGTTGAGATCGGTGGAACTGTTGGCGATATCGAGGGACTACCATTTTTAGAGGCGATAAGAGCGCTAAGGGTGGAAGTTGGAAAAAAAAGAGCGCTAAATATCCACCTAACTCTCGTGCCATTTATCAAAGTAGCTGGCGAGCTAAAGACAAAGCCAACCCAGCATAGTGTAGGTGAGCTAAGACGTATAGGCATAACACCAGACATCATCATCTGCAGATCTGAAATGCCACTAAACCGCGAGCTAAAAGATAAGATCGCAGCAAGCTGTGGTGTTGAGAAAAATTGTGTCATAGAGAGCTTAGACAGCGCAAGTATCTATCAAATCCCACTTTCATTTTTAAAGCAAGACATACTAACTCCAATCGCTGAAAATTTAGGCTTTAATGAGCTAAAACCAGACATGGCAAAGTGGGATAGCCTAGTAAAAAGAATCATAGCTCCAACAAATGAAACTACAATAGCATTTGTAGGTAAATATATCGATCTAAAAGAGAGCTACAAGAGCCTAACTGAGGGTATCATCCACGCTGGAGCAAATTTGGATGCTAGGGTAAATTTACGCTGGATAGATAGCGAAAAGATAGAAGAGAACAATGTAAATGAGCTTTTAAAAGACGTAGATGGCATCTTGGTCGCTGGCGGCTTTGGCGAAAGGGGCGTTTTAGGCAAGATGCAGGCTATAAAATTTGCTCGTGAAAATAAGATCCCTTATCTTGGAATTTGCCTTGGTATGCAGCTAGCACTCATTGAGTTTGCAAGGGATGTTTTGGGCTTAGAAGATGCAAATTCTATGGAATTTGACAAAGAGTGTAAAAACCCTATCATCTATCTAATCGATAGCTTTATCGACGCTCACGGCAAAAAACAGATAAGAACGCACACAAGCCCACTTGGCGGCACGATGAGGCTTGGAGCATATAACTGTGAGATAAAACCAAAGACACTTCTAGCTGAAATTTATGGCAATGCAAAGAGTGTAAAAGAGCGCCACCGCCACCGCTACGAGGCAAATCCAAAATATAAAGAAATTTTTGAGAAAAATGGTCTTTTAGTAAGTGGCGAGAGCGATGGGCTGATAGAGGCTATCGAGCTAAAAGGCCATCCGTGGTTTGTGGG
- a CDS encoding DUF4492 domain-containing protein, translating to MIKNYLNIIASLYIEGFKNMKIGKKLWLLIIIKLIIMFGILKVFIFDETLNTKFQTDEEKSEFVIRNLIKE from the coding sequence ATGATAAAAAACTACTTAAACATCATTGCCTCTTTATATATAGAGGGCTTTAAAAACATGAAAATAGGCAAGAAATTATGGCTTCTCATAATAATAAAGCTTATCATTATGTTTGGAATTTTAAAGGTCTTTATCTTTGACGAGACTCTTAATACCAAATTTCAAACCGACGAAGAAAAAAGCGAATTTGTAATTCGTAATTTAATAAAGGAATAA
- a CDS encoding cytochrome ubiquinol oxidase subunit I — translation MSEMDFVDWSRAQFALTAIYHFLFVPLTLGLSFIIAIMETIYVKTGDKVWLEITKFWLKLFGINFAIGVATGIIMEFEFGTNWANYSWFVGDIFGAPLAIEGLLAFFMESTFFAIMFFGWDKVSKKFHLFSTWLVAIGSNLSALWILIANGWMQYPIGMKFNPDTARMEMENFFEVALNPLGISKFLHTVTSGYTISAIFVIGISAWFLIKKRHILLAKKSIVVASAFGLITSAFLLLSGDESAYFVAQKQPMKLAAMEGLYNGEKNAGLVAAGILNLAKKLGDESDAFLLEIKVPYALGIMANRELDSFTPGINDLLYGNSERGIMSVEEKMAKGKVAIEALKNYKEAKKANDESLMKTSLSNLESNLNFLGYGYLKDAKEAVPPVALTFYSFHIMVALGTYFIALFAITLYLNLSRKYKFENIRAFLWICLFTIPLGYIAAEAGWIVAEVGRQPWVIQDLMTVGVGATNLADSNIKISFILFAVLFTVLLIAEIKIMLKQIKIGFNDHA, via the coding sequence ATGTCTGAGATGGATTTTGTTGACTGGTCTAGGGCTCAGTTTGCGCTGACTGCCATTTACCACTTTTTGTTTGTCCCACTTACTTTGGGGCTAAGTTTTATCATCGCCATTATGGAGACGATATATGTTAAAACCGGCGATAAAGTCTGGCTTGAGATAACGAAATTTTGGCTAAAGCTCTTTGGTATAAATTTCGCTATCGGCGTTGCTACTGGCATCATCATGGAGTTTGAGTTTGGTACAAACTGGGCGAATTACAGCTGGTTTGTCGGCGATATCTTCGGTGCTCCTCTTGCGATTGAGGGCTTGCTCGCATTTTTTATGGAGAGTACATTTTTTGCCATTATGTTTTTTGGCTGGGATAAAGTTAGTAAGAAATTTCACCTATTTTCAACTTGGCTTGTTGCGATCGGTTCAAATTTAAGCGCGCTTTGGATCTTAATCGCAAATGGCTGGATGCAGTATCCAATAGGCATGAAATTTAACCCAGATACTGCTAGAATGGAGATGGAGAATTTCTTCGAAGTCGCGCTAAATCCTCTTGGCATTAGCAAATTTTTACACACAGTAACTAGCGGCTACACCATCTCAGCCATCTTTGTGATAGGAATTTCTGCTTGGTTTTTAATCAAAAAACGCCACATCTTGCTAGCTAAAAAAAGCATCGTCGTTGCTAGCGCATTTGGACTTATCACTTCGGCATTTTTGTTACTTAGTGGCGATGAGAGTGCATATTTTGTAGCTCAAAAGCAGCCTATGAAGCTTGCTGCGATGGAGGGACTTTATAATGGCGAGAAAAACGCTGGTCTAGTTGCCGCTGGTATTTTAAACCTAGCTAAAAAGCTTGGCGACGAGAGCGATGCCTTTTTGCTTGAGATAAAGGTACCTTACGCACTTGGCATCATGGCAAACAGAGAGCTTGACTCATTTACGCCAGGTATAAACGACCTACTTTATGGCAACAGCGAGCGCGGCATAATGAGCGTTGAAGAGAAGATGGCAAAGGGCAAAGTTGCTATCGAGGCTCTTAAAAACTACAAAGAAGCCAAAAAAGCAAATGACGAGAGCCTAATGAAAACTTCGCTTTCAAATTTAGAAAGCAACCTAAATTTCTTAGGATATGGCTATCTTAAAGACGCAAAAGAGGCTGTGCCACCAGTTGCGCTTACATTTTATAGCTTCCACATCATGGTCGCACTTGGCACTTACTTCATAGCTCTTTTTGCTATCACTCTTTATCTAAATCTCTCAAGAAAATATAAATTTGAAAACATAAGAGCGTTTTTGTGGATCTGCCTCTTTACTATACCGCTTGGCTACATCGCAGCTGAAGCTGGCTGGATAGTAGCAGAGGTCGGTCGTCAGCCATGGGTGATACAAGATCTCATGACCGTTGGCGTTGGAGCTACTAATTTAGCAGACTCAAATATCAAAATTTCATTTATATTATTTGCTGTTTTATTTACGGTCTTGCTAATTGCTGAGATCAAAATCATGCTTAAGCAAATAAAGATAGGATTTAACGACCATGCATAG
- a CDS encoding cytochrome d ubiquinol oxidase subunit II, which produces MHSLSLENLQIYWWFIVSLLGGLLVFMMFVQGGQSLIFSLGKDELKKDMLINSIGRKWELTFTTLVMFGGACFAAFPLFYATSFGGAYWVWLAILFCFIIQAVSYEYRKKPDNFLGARTYEIFLFINGSLGVILIGMAVSTFFSGSAFVLNEHNFVEWKTPFRGLEALANPYLYLLGIAMFFLSRIGGCLYLMNNIADGDFIQNARKQLLINTVLFLPFFLGFLAWILTKDGFAYDANGVVSLMPYKYAINLIEMPIVGILLLVGVVLVLVGIFQGAFTKSIRGIFAYGVGVTLAVTALFLITGLNGTAFYPSFSDLASSLTIKNASSSHYTLGVMAYVSLLVPVVLAYIIVVWRAIDSKKITQDEIKNDHHAY; this is translated from the coding sequence ATGCATAGTTTAAGCTTAGAAAATTTACAAATTTATTGGTGGTTTATAGTTAGCCTTCTTGGCGGACTTTTAGTCTTTATGATGTTTGTTCAAGGTGGGCAGTCGCTCATCTTTAGCCTTGGCAAGGACGAGCTTAAAAAAGATATGCTTATAAATTCTATCGGTAGAAAATGGGAGCTTACATTTACAACGCTTGTTATGTTTGGCGGCGCATGCTTTGCGGCATTTCCGCTATTTTATGCTACTAGCTTTGGTGGTGCTTACTGGGTTTGGCTGGCTATTTTATTTTGCTTTATCATCCAAGCTGTAAGCTACGAGTACCGCAAAAAGCCTGATAACTTCTTAGGCGCTAGAACTTATGAAATTTTCCTTTTCATAAATGGCTCACTTGGCGTTATCCTTATTGGCATGGCGGTTAGTACATTTTTTAGCGGTAGTGCGTTTGTACTAAATGAACACAATTTTGTCGAGTGGAAGACTCCATTTCGCGGCCTTGAAGCATTGGCAAATCCTTACTTGTACTTACTTGGCATAGCAATGTTTTTCCTATCTCGCATAGGTGGCTGCTTATATCTTATGAACAACATCGCTGATGGCGATTTTATACAAAACGCTAGAAAACAGCTACTTATCAACACCGTGCTATTCTTACCATTTTTCCTAGGCTTTCTTGCGTGGATACTTACAAAAGATGGCTTTGCATACGACGCAAACGGCGTAGTTAGCCTTATGCCTTACAAATACGCTATAAATTTGATCGAGATGCCTATCGTTGGCATATTGCTTCTTGTTGGCGTTGTTTTGGTACTTGTTGGAATTTTCCAAGGGGCATTTACAAAAAGTATCCGTGGAATTTTTGCTTACGGCGTTGGCGTAACACTAGCTGTGACTGCGCTATTTTTGATAACAGGCCTAAATGGCACAGCATTTTATCCATCATTTAGCGACCTTGCTAGCTCGTTAACTATCAAAAATGCAAGCTCTAGCCACTATACACTTGGAGTTATGGCATATGTTAGCTTGCTAGTACCAGTAGTGCTTGCCTACATCATCGTCGTTTGGCGAGCGATAGATAGCAAGAAGATCACGCAAGATGAGATCAAAAACGATCATCACGCATACTAA
- a CDS encoding aryl-sulfate sulfotransferase: MSKNFLGSVALAAVLVSGLSIGITPLEAGVLAHHVKVQGELGSVFINPYDVSPLTAIIDRAGKDIRDIHVKVKGKPDGGIDIDYNVSEHALLTHDGVPIWGLYPDYLNEVVLSYTFNGAKKIETYKIYAQPIVTYSRDFRFSHMQKTRIKKVDPAFKNRLYLINNTITSVYKPLDWKNGGAASWNDFTENYIVDTKGEVRWYLDYQKFYDRSERRVMDGGMMMGFHQLKNGDISFGMAQRYLRYDLMGKEIYNRPLPRGYIDLSHEVMPLKDDHALLRVGKYNYHHKDGKISHTIRDHIIEVDSTGKVVEEWDLNEIFGNNVYRSNLIKALDARAVCLNIDMDAKEIKISDDQPFGDITSTGTGRNWAHVNSISYDESDDSIILSLRHQGIVKIGRDKKVKWILASPEGWSEEFKAKVLTPVDSKGNKIKCENSKCDGEFDWSWTQHTAWLTPRYDNKGSIKHLSVFDNGDARGMEQPAFKEDKYSRAVEYKIDEKRGTVEQTWQFGKERGFDFYSAVTSNVEWQKDKNTYFISSSNVNLLRPDKTIKMVLVEIDPKTNEIKFEMDVDSASRDDVAYRAMVIDPEVFSY, encoded by the coding sequence ATGAGCAAGAATTTCTTAGGTTCTGTTGCCCTTGCGGCTGTTTTGGTTAGTGGTCTTAGTATAGGCATCACACCACTAGAGGCTGGAGTCCTGGCTCATCACGTAAAGGTTCAAGGCGAGCTTGGATCAGTCTTTATAAATCCTTACGACGTATCGCCTCTAACTGCTATCATCGATAGAGCTGGCAAAGACATCAGAGATATCCATGTCAAAGTAAAAGGCAAGCCAGATGGCGGCATCGACATCGACTACAACGTCTCAGAGCATGCCCTGCTTACGCATGATGGCGTGCCTATTTGGGGACTTTATCCTGACTATCTAAACGAGGTCGTGCTTAGTTATACATTTAACGGAGCTAAAAAGATAGAAACGTATAAAATTTACGCCCAGCCTATCGTCACATATAGCCGTGATTTTAGATTTTCTCACATGCAAAAGACTCGCATCAAAAAGGTCGATCCTGCCTTTAAAAACAGGCTCTATCTCATAAATAACACGATCACAAGCGTCTATAAACCACTTGATTGGAAAAATGGTGGAGCTGCTAGCTGGAACGACTTTACAGAAAACTACATCGTAGATACCAAAGGTGAGGTTAGATGGTATCTTGACTATCAAAAATTTTACGACCGCAGCGAGCGCAGAGTGATGGATGGAGGCATGATGATGGGCTTTCATCAGCTAAAAAACGGCGATATCAGCTTTGGCATGGCACAAAGATATCTTAGATATGACCTTATGGGAAAAGAAATTTATAACCGCCCGCTTCCAAGAGGCTACATCGATCTAAGCCATGAAGTTATGCCATTAAAGGACGATCACGCACTTCTTAGAGTTGGCAAATACAACTACCACCACAAAGACGGTAAAATTTCTCACACCATAAGAGATCACATCATTGAGGTCGATAGCACCGGTAAAGTGGTCGAAGAGTGGGATCTAAATGAAATTTTTGGCAACAACGTCTACCGCAGCAATCTCATAAAAGCGCTTGATGCAAGAGCTGTTTGCCTAAATATCGATATGGACGCAAAAGAGATCAAGATAAGCGACGATCAGCCATTTGGCGACATCACCTCTACTGGCACAGGTAGAAACTGGGCTCACGTAAATTCTATCTCATACGATGAGAGCGACGATAGTATCATCCTCTCACTTCGCCACCAAGGTATCGTTAAAATCGGCCGCGATAAAAAAGTAAAATGGATATTAGCTTCGCCTGAAGGCTGGAGTGAAGAATTTAAAGCCAAAGTGCTAACTCCAGTCGATAGCAAAGGCAATAAGATAAAATGCGAAAACTCAAAATGCGATGGCGAATTTGACTGGTCATGGACTCAGCACACCGCATGGCTAACGCCAAGATACGACAACAAAGGCAGCATAAAACACCTAAGCGTCTTTGACAATGGCGATGCAAGGGGCATGGAGCAGCCAGCCTTTAAAGAGGATAAATACTCCCGTGCGGTTGAATATAAGATAGATGAGAAAAGGGGTACGGTTGAACAAACTTGGCAGTTTGGCAAGGAGCGTGGCTTTGACTTTTATAGCGCAGTTACTAGCAACGTCGAGTGGCAAAAAGATAAAAATACCTACTTCATCTCAAGCTCAAATGTAAATTTACTCCGTCCTGACAAGACTATCAAAATGGTCTTAGTTGAGATTGATCCAAAGACAAATGAGATCAAATTTGAGATGGATGTGGACTCTGCTTCAAGAGATGATGTCGCTTATAGGGCGATGGTTATTGATCCGGAGGTATTTAGTTATTAG
- the ilvD gene encoding dihydroxy-acid dehydratase, with protein sequence MRSDIIKKGYTRAPHRSLLRATGLKDDDFNKPFIGVANSFIEIIPGHFFLNKYAQILKDEIRKNGCIPFEFNCIGVDDGIAMGHGGMLYSLPSREIIANSIETVMNAHALDALVCMPNCDKIVPGMVMGALRVNVPTVFVSGGPMKKGYTKDGKPIDLATAFEAVGKFETKEIDEAELRDIECNACPSGGSCSGMFTANSMNTLCEAMGIALPGNGTILALTPEREELIRQAARRICEIALDEKFKIRNILNEKAIRNALVVDMAMGGSSNTVLHMLAISREAGVNLDIKELNKISQNIAHIAKISPSLPNVHMEDIGRAGGMNAVIKEISRRDNGMLNLDNLTVSGETLGERVKVSVIKDESIIHKVENAYSQVGGLAILFGNLAEQGCVIKTAGIVGERKFSGKAVCFNSQDEAIAGISSGKVDKGDVVVIRYEGPRGGPGMQEMLSPTSLIMGRGLGADVALITDGRFSGATRGLSIGHVSPEAAEGGMIGLLKDGDIIDIDVDKYEINVRLSEAEIAKRRAEFKPVDKPLTSRWLRQYRKLVTNASNGAVLEA encoded by the coding sequence TTGAGAAGCGATATAATCAAAAAAGGCTACACAAGAGCCCCACACCGCTCACTTTTACGTGCGACTGGGTTAAAAGATGATGACTTTAATAAACCCTTTATCGGCGTTGCAAACAGCTTTATAGAGATCATTCCAGGCCACTTTTTCTTAAATAAATATGCGCAAATTTTAAAAGATGAGATTCGCAAAAATGGCTGTATTCCATTTGAGTTTAACTGTATCGGTGTGGATGACGGCATCGCGATGGGGCATGGAGGCATGCTATATAGCTTGCCTAGCCGCGAGATCATCGCAAACTCGATCGAAACCGTGATGAACGCTCACGCACTTGATGCACTTGTTTGTATGCCAAACTGCGACAAGATCGTCCCTGGCATGGTTATGGGTGCTTTAAGGGTCAATGTCCCAACCGTGTTTGTAAGCGGTGGTCCAATGAAAAAGGGCTACACAAAAGATGGCAAGCCAATTGATCTTGCGACTGCATTTGAGGCGGTTGGTAAATTTGAGACCAAAGAGATAGATGAGGCTGAGCTAAGAGATATCGAGTGCAACGCATGTCCAAGTGGTGGTAGTTGCAGCGGTATGTTTACAGCAAATTCCATGAACACGCTTTGTGAAGCGATGGGCATAGCACTCCCTGGCAACGGCACTATCCTAGCGCTAACTCCAGAGCGTGAGGAGCTTATTAGACAGGCTGCTCGTAGAATCTGTGAGATCGCACTTGATGAGAAATTTAAGATAAGAAACATACTAAATGAAAAGGCGATCCGCAACGCACTTGTCGTTGATATGGCGATGGGCGGCAGCAGCAACACCGTCCTTCACATGCTAGCCATCTCAAGAGAGGCTGGCGTAAATTTAGACATCAAAGAGCTAAATAAAATCAGTCAAAACATCGCTCACATCGCTAAGATCAGCCCAAGCTTACCAAATGTGCATATGGAGGATATCGGCAGAGCTGGTGGTATGAATGCGGTGATAAAAGAAATTTCACGTAGAGATAATGGCATGCTAAATTTAGACAATCTCACAGTTAGTGGCGAAACTCTAGGAGAGCGCGTAAAGGTAAGTGTCATCAAAGATGAAAGCATTATCCACAAAGTAGAAAACGCCTATTCACAAGTTGGCGGACTTGCCATTTTGTTTGGAAATTTAGCTGAGCAAGGCTGTGTCATCAAGACAGCTGGCATCGTTGGTGAGCGTAAATTTAGCGGAAAAGCGGTCTGCTTTAACTCACAAGATGAAGCGATAGCTGGTATCTCAAGCGGTAAAGTAGATAAAGGCGATGTCGTCGTCATCCGCTACGAAGGCCCACGCGGAGGCCCTGGCATGCAAGAGATGCTAAGCCCTACTTCACTCATCATGGGACGAGGCCTTGGTGCAGACGTGGCGCTCATCACAGATGGTCGCTTTAGCGGGGCGACAAGGGGTCTAAGTATCGGTCACGTAAGCCCAGAAGCAGCTGAAGGCGGCATGATAGGCTTGCTAAAAGATGGCGATATCATCGATATAGACGTCGATAAATACGAGATAAACGTTCGCCTAAGCGAAGCCGAGATCGCAAAGAGAAGAGCAGAATTTAAGCCAGTTGATAAACCGCTAACCTCTCGCTGGCTAAGGCAATACCGCAAACTAGTCACAAACGCAAGCAACGGAGCAGTGCTAGAAGCATAA
- the rmuC gene encoding DNA recombination protein RmuC: MQQDFYFYAAIFLGVLFLIAIFVIYSFNRDKLELKRNLAQKEQENFEISSNLTNLVSKNSENLQLISEQKARLISNHERIDELISEIDALKTKIAQKDEAEDAMERVINELKESIGTANERAKNNEANFTATLAELNQNKNALAEANERENRLKRDMAVLRNEIEAKENSLKEQEANLLKVKNELNLEFSNLANKIFEEKSANFTQNSQNSLDLLLKPLKEQISTFQERVNAVHDESVKGMSALGTQIKHISEIGISMSKEANSLATALKGSNKTLGNWGEIQLERTFEASGLVKDEHYLTQQNFKNEEGKRLIPDFIVKIPDGKHLIVDSKVSLIAYEKAITASNEEELNLALKEHIASMKNHIDGLNSKNYGEIVPDSPDFVLMFIPIEPAYIEAMKFDSSLFDYAFQKRVILVSHTTLMPILRTVANLWRIERGNEEAKNIVKSAIKIYDKVRNVAEHMNRLSNTLNTANKHFNALASSFSGRDGLVSRLENFKRLSPDEQKDIEVKEIGVNNELEKEE; this comes from the coding sequence ATGCAACAAGATTTCTATTTTTATGCTGCCATATTTTTAGGAGTACTATTTTTGATTGCGATATTTGTCATCTATTCATTTAATAGAGACAAACTCGAGCTAAAGCGAAATTTGGCGCAAAAAGAGCAAGAAAATTTTGAAATTTCATCAAATCTAACAAATTTAGTATCTAAAAATAGTGAAAATCTGCAGCTAATCAGTGAGCAAAAAGCAAGGCTTATATCAAATCACGAGCGAATAGACGAACTCATCAGTGAGATCGATGCGCTAAAAACCAAAATAGCACAAAAAGACGAAGCTGAAGATGCGATGGAGCGCGTGATAAACGAGCTTAAAGAGAGTATCGGTACAGCAAATGAAAGGGCCAAGAATAACGAGGCAAATTTTACTGCAACACTAGCTGAACTAAATCAAAATAAAAATGCTTTAGCTGAAGCAAATGAGAGAGAAAATAGATTAAAACGTGATATGGCTGTGCTTAGAAATGAAATAGAAGCAAAAGAAAATAGCCTAAAAGAGCAAGAGGCAAATTTATTAAAAGTAAAAAATGAGTTAAATTTGGAATTTTCTAATCTTGCAAATAAAATATTTGAAGAAAAAAGTGCAAATTTCACACAAAATAGCCAAAATTCTTTAGATCTTTTACTAAAGCCGCTAAAGGAGCAAATTTCAACCTTTCAAGAGCGCGTAAATGCAGTCCACGACGAATCAGTTAAAGGCATGAGCGCGCTAGGAACGCAGATTAAGCACATAAGTGAAATTGGTATCTCAATGTCAAAAGAGGCAAACTCACTAGCCACTGCATTAAAAGGTAGCAATAAAACACTTGGAAACTGGGGTGAAATACAGCTTGAACGCACATTTGAGGCTTCTGGACTTGTAAAAGATGAGCATTACTTGACGCAACAAAATTTCAAAAACGAAGAAGGCAAACGTCTTATTCCTGATTTTATAGTAAAGATACCAGATGGTAAGCATCTAATAGTTGATTCCAAAGTCTCACTTATAGCTTACGAAAAGGCTATCACAGCCAGCAATGAGGAGGAGCTAAATTTAGCATTGAAAGAGCATATTGCTTCTATGAAAAATCACATAGATGGCTTAAATAGTAAAAATTACGGCGAGATCGTACCTGATAGCCCTGATTTTGTATTGATGTTTATACCAATTGAGCCGGCATATATCGAGGCTATGAAATTTGATAGTTCACTTTTTGACTACGCATTTCAAAAGCGCGTAATACTAGTATCTCACACTACGCTTATGCCTATTCTTCGTACAGTGGCAAATTTATGGCGCATAGAGCGTGGCAATGAAGAGGCCAAAAATATCGTAAAGAGTGCGATTAAAATTTATGATAAAGTCCGCAATGTGGCCGAGCACATGAATAGACTTAGCAATACACTAAATACTGCAAATAAACACTTTAACGCCCTTGCATCAAGTTTTAGTGGTAGAGATGGTCTTGTTAGTAGGCTTGAAAATTTTAAACGCTTGTCTCCAGATGAGCAAAAAGATATAGAAGTAAAAGAGATCGGCGTAAATAACGAATTAGAAAAAGAGGAGTAG
- a CDS encoding DUF5339 domain-containing protein, with product MKKSLLVLATLGFALSLNAADLTDTCKSYFSDIDKMVEAYKKAGQEQQVKIYEDQKKQSMDQLASLPKEQQDATCKQAKEMFAQVMEQMKKQGLLK from the coding sequence ATGAAAAAATCACTTTTAGTTTTAGCTACTCTTGGCTTTGCACTAAGCCTAAACGCTGCAGATCTTACAGATACTTGCAAATCATACTTCTCAGACATCGATAAGATGGTTGAAGCTTACAAAAAAGCTGGTCAAGAGCAACAAGTAAAAATTTATGAAGATCAAAAGAAACAATCAATGGATCAACTAGCTTCTTTACCAAAAGAGCAACAAGACGCTACTTGCAAACAAGCTAAAGAGATGTTTGCTCAAGTAATGGAACAAATGAAAAAACAAGGTCTTTTAAAATAA
- a CDS encoding ferritin family protein has product MRQYETYKCEKCGNEIEVQKVGGGTLTCCGEEMKCVTENLTAVNLMKAFAGESQARNKYELYGDLAKEAGYHAIARHFYEAAENEKWHARAEFKKYHELMNDPIDKMDKNLLDAAAGENYEHTTMYPDFAKIAKEEELRDVERLFNAIGKVEVEHEREYLELKKMLDEEGFFESDEEDIWVCEVCGHVHRGKKAPGACPLCKAPKEYFKREFLG; this is encoded by the coding sequence ATGAGACAGTACGAAACATACAAATGCGAAAAATGCGGCAACGAGATCGAGGTGCAAAAGGTTGGCGGCGGTACACTAACCTGTTGCGGCGAAGAGATGAAATGTGTGACTGAAAATTTAACAGCGGTAAATTTGATGAAGGCATTTGCTGGCGAGTCACAAGCTAGAAACAAGTATGAGCTTTACGGCGATCTAGCCAAAGAAGCAGGCTATCACGCGATAGCTAGACACTTTTACGAGGCAGCTGAAAATGAAAAATGGCACGCAAGAGCTGAGTTTAAAAAATATCACGAGCTAATGAACGATCCAATTGACAAGATGGATAAAAATTTACTTGATGCGGCAGCTGGCGAAAACTACGAGCATACTACGATGTATCCAGACTTTGCAAAGATCGCAAAAGAAGAAGAGCTAAGAGATGTTGAGAGGCTATTTAACGCGATCGGTAAGGTTGAGGTTGAGCATGAAAGAGAGTATCTAGAGCTTAAAAAGATGCTTGATGAAGAGGGCTTTTTTGAGAGCGACGAGGAAGATATCTGGGTTTGTGAAGTGTGCGGACACGTTCACAGAGGTAAAAAAGCTCCAGGCGCTTGCCCACTTTGCAAAGCTCCAAAAGAGTATTTTAAACGCGAATTTCTAGGCTAA
- a CDS encoding DUF2798 domain-containing protein, producing MSFVLTYLNLGFVDGFVKIWLTAYVKAFVVAYPVLLLVSPFVTKLTQILCKK from the coding sequence ATGTCATTTGTGCTGACATATTTAAATCTTGGCTTTGTTGATGGCTTTGTAAAAATTTGGCTAACTGCTTACGTAAAAGCCTTTGTAGTAGCTTATCCTGTGCTTTTGCTAGTTTCTCCATTTGTAACGAAACTCACACAAATTTTATGTAAAAAATAA